A single region of the Serinus canaria isolate serCan28SL12 chromosome 1, serCan2020, whole genome shotgun sequence genome encodes:
- the TMEM139 gene encoding transmembrane protein 139, translating to MLLETRWKNIRQTLLLLFTAALLIGVTMLAISSNINPVGYFFLGVGGVCLVGYLLSVFVECYLRNHHRRDANEIPPSRQSQAGVNAAYEAPTYEEVMTMSAPAPAIWTITSNPGCVPSPLSEPPPYNVVIESSAQQEMMVEALRGPVPPDTVLTSETDTGSRTQLQLVLPPRLQRFVSDIHEDKGLEERFEPLEPLTPPPAYETAISDEVFADAHQPSVLGLISPSMNTEPNPHSNTGCS from the exons ATGTTGTTAGAGACACGCTGGAAGAACATCCGCCAAaccttgctgctcctgttcaCCGCTGCTCTTCTCATCGGGGTCACCATGCTGGCCATCTCCTCTAACATCAACCCAGTGGGCTATTTCTTCCTCGGGGTAGGGGGAGTGTGCCTGGTTGGCTACCTGCTGAGTGTGTTTGTCGAGTGTTACCTGAGGAATCATCACCGGCGTGACGCAAATGAAATACCTCCGAGCAGGCAAAGCCAAGCAGG GGTGAATGCTGCCTATGAAGCGCCCACCTATGAGGAGGTGATGACcatgtcagctccagctccagcaatATGGACAATCACATCCAACCCAGGCTGCGTGCCCTCGCCGCTGAGCGAGCCTCCCCCGTACAACGTCGTTATCGAATCCTCTGCCCAACAAGAGATGATGGTGGAGGCTCTGCGGGGGCCAGTGCCACCAGACACGGTGCTCACCTCTGAGACAGACACGGGCTCCAGGACgcagctgcagctggtgctgcccccAAGACTGCAGCGGTTCGTTTCGGACATCCATGAGGACAAAGGCCTTGAAGAAAGGTTTGAGCCACTGGAGCCACTCACTCCACCACCTGCTTACGAGACTGCCATCAGTGATGAGGTCTTTGCAGATGCTCACCAGCCCTCTGTGTTAGGACTGATTTCACCTTCCATGAATACAGAACCAAACCCTCACTCCAATACAGGATGTTCCTAG